A single region of the Acidobacteriota bacterium genome encodes:
- a CDS encoding 1-deoxy-D-xylulose-5-phosphate reductoisomerase, with product MKKISILGSTGSVGRSTLSLVDLNPDQFRIVGLAARRNAARLLEQARKYSPLAVALHDREQAAWLRQRLPGTPVWEGQEGVSKLAAEVEAGMVVAAITGAAGLIPTLAAILAGRDVALANKETLVMAGELVMREVRDAKVRLLPVDSEHSAIHQCLNGERMAQVKRILLTASGGPFFGKSLRELSDVTVQEALNHPTWKMGPKITVDSATLMNKGLEVIEAHHLFGLRPGQVEIVIHPQSMIHSMVEFVDGAIMAQLGITDMRLPIGYALSYPDRCSLPVPSLDLFALTPLAFHPPDPVKFPCLRLAGAALQEGRTYPAALNAANEVAVGLFLEERIPFRDIPATIEGVLDRHRPQEPDSLEVVLEADRRSRRVANELALARI from the coding sequence ATGAAGAAGATTTCGATTCTGGGCTCTACGGGTTCCGTTGGACGCAGCACGCTGAGTCTGGTCGATCTGAACCCGGATCAGTTCCGGATCGTGGGGTTGGCGGCGCGAAGAAATGCCGCTCGACTCCTGGAACAGGCCCGGAAATATTCTCCGCTCGCCGTCGCCCTTCATGATCGTGAGCAGGCGGCGTGGCTCCGGCAGCGACTTCCGGGGACGCCGGTTTGGGAGGGGCAGGAAGGGGTGTCGAAACTGGCCGCCGAAGTGGAGGCGGGAATGGTGGTGGCAGCCATTACCGGTGCCGCGGGTCTGATTCCCACGCTGGCCGCCATCCTGGCGGGCCGGGACGTGGCTCTGGCCAACAAAGAGACGTTGGTGATGGCGGGGGAGTTGGTGATGCGGGAGGTCCGGGACGCAAAGGTCCGCCTGCTGCCCGTCGACAGCGAGCACAGCGCCATTCACCAATGTCTCAACGGGGAGCGGATGGCCCAGGTCAAGCGGATTCTGCTCACCGCTTCCGGCGGCCCCTTCTTTGGCAAGTCCCTCCGGGAGCTGAGCGACGTGACGGTACAGGAGGCCTTGAACCATCCGACCTGGAAGATGGGACCCAAGATCACCGTGGACTCGGCCACGCTCATGAACAAGGGTCTGGAGGTGATCGAAGCGCACCATCTTTTCGGCCTGCGGCCGGGGCAGGTGGAAATCGTGATCCATCCCCAATCGATGATTCACTCCATGGTGGAGTTCGTGGACGGGGCCATCATGGCCCAACTGGGAATCACCGACATGCGTCTTCCCATCGGCTACGCCCTGAGCTACCCGGACCGCTGCAGCCTGCCGGTCCCGTCCCTGGACCTGTTCGCGTTGACGCCGCTGGCGTTCCATCCGCCGGACCCCGTCAAGTTTCCCTGCCTGCGCCTGGCCGGAGCGGCTCTGCAAGAGGGACGGACCTACCCCGCGGCCCTCAATGCCGCCAACGAAGTGGCCGTCGGACTATTTCTGGAGGAACGAATTCCTTTTCGGGATATTCCCGCCACGATCGAGGGAGTGCTGGACCGGCACCGGCCACAGGAACCCGATTCCCTGGAAGTCGTTCTGGAAGCGGACCGGAGGTCCCGGCGCGTGGCAAACGAACTGGCTCTGGCCAGAATCTGA
- a CDS encoding phosphatidate cytidylyltransferase has product MILRTLSVAVLAPLVLLIIVLAPAPVFLGFLDLILLIAVLELFRLLAPLGARKPLPAIAACLILPWVWNQGGNAVVAYLLGACLFLFTANLYRFSNHRDALASASASLMALLYLGLPVSLLAGYRNRSDELLMILAIVWSCDIAAYLVGSRWGRRRIVPRLSPAKSLEGFAAGLAAAPALAVLLGYGLLGRSDWGLLSLVGVVVGLAAILGDLFESLLKRAVGAKDSGSLIPGHGGILDRIDSLLFAFPVYHCLSFLLG; this is encoded by the coding sequence ATGATCCTCCGCACCCTGAGCGTCGCCGTACTGGCGCCGCTGGTCCTCTTGATTATCGTGTTGGCGCCCGCCCCGGTGTTCCTGGGCTTCCTGGATCTGATCCTCCTGATCGCAGTCCTGGAACTGTTTCGGCTCCTGGCGCCCTTGGGAGCCAGGAAGCCCCTTCCTGCCATCGCCGCGTGCCTGATTCTTCCCTGGGTGTGGAATCAGGGAGGGAACGCGGTCGTAGCCTACCTGCTGGGAGCCTGCCTCTTCCTGTTCACCGCCAATCTCTACCGGTTCTCCAACCACCGGGACGCCCTGGCTTCGGCTTCGGCCAGCCTCATGGCGCTCTTGTATCTGGGGCTGCCCGTGTCGTTGCTGGCCGGGTACCGGAACAGATCCGACGAGCTGCTCATGATTCTGGCCATCGTCTGGTCATGCGACATCGCAGCTTATCTGGTCGGGTCGCGCTGGGGACGCCGCCGCATCGTTCCCCGGTTGAGCCCGGCGAAGTCCCTGGAGGGATTCGCCGCCGGTCTCGCCGCCGCGCCGGCGCTGGCCGTATTGTTGGGGTATGGCCTGCTCGGCCGTTCCGATTGGGGATTGTTGTCGCTGGTAGGCGTCGTGGTGGGGTTGGCAGCCATCCTGGGGGATCTCTTCGAGTCGCTCCTCAAGCGTGCCGTCGGCGCCAAGGACAGCGGTTCCCTGATTCCCGGACACGGGGGAATTTTGGACCGGATCGACAGTCTGCTCTTCGCTTTTCCCGTCTATCATTGCCTGTCTTTTCTGCTAGGATGA
- a CDS encoding isoprenyl transferase, which produces MTPPFENFTGIVEPGSLEARLLAQLDPHKLPRHVAIIMDGNGRWARQRGLPRVKGHNAGIKAVRATVETSVRLNIPVLTLYAFSVENWKRPMSEVNTLMELLKEYLRKELPEIQENDIRFHAIGRIHELPRSVRRELRHVEEESRFNRGMKMVLALNYSGRAELVDAFNSLLLQGRTRRVSELEVQRSLYTGDLPDPDLLIRTSGEMRISNFLLWQIAYSEIYVTDVFWPDFRSQHLLESILAYQKRERRYGGIRSRSLQGAR; this is translated from the coding sequence ATGACTCCCCCCTTTGAGAACTTCACCGGCATCGTCGAGCCTGGAAGCCTGGAAGCGCGCCTGCTGGCGCAACTCGATCCACACAAGTTGCCCCGCCATGTGGCCATCATCATGGACGGTAACGGCCGCTGGGCCCGGCAGCGGGGCCTGCCCCGGGTCAAGGGCCACAACGCCGGGATCAAGGCGGTTCGGGCTACGGTCGAGACCAGCGTCCGGCTCAACATCCCGGTGCTGACCCTCTACGCCTTCTCGGTGGAGAACTGGAAGCGGCCCATGAGCGAGGTCAATACCTTGATGGAGCTGCTCAAGGAATATCTGCGGAAGGAGTTGCCGGAGATCCAGGAAAACGACATTCGTTTCCACGCCATCGGGCGGATCCACGAGCTTCCCCGCTCGGTCCGGAGGGAGTTGCGGCACGTCGAGGAGGAGTCCCGGTTCAACCGGGGGATGAAGATGGTCCTGGCGCTGAACTACAGCGGCCGGGCCGAACTGGTGGACGCGTTCAACTCACTGCTCCTGCAGGGGAGAACCCGGCGGGTGAGTGAATTGGAGGTGCAGCGGAGTCTCTATACGGGCGATCTTCCCGATCCGGATCTCTTGATCCGCACCAGCGGAGAGATGCGAATCAGCAACTTCCTGCTCTGGCAGATCGCGTACTCCGAGATCTACGTCACCGACGTGTTCTGGCCGGACTTCCGGTCCCAACACCTGCTGGAGTCGATCCTGGCCTACCAGAAGCGGGAGCGGCGTTACGGGGGAATCCGATCCCGTTCCCTGCAAGGCGCCAGATGA
- the truA gene encoding tRNA pseudouridine(38-40) synthase TruA: protein MASRWARVRNRGIERVLTKYRCVVQYRSEGYSGWQVQKNRPTIGGTLEAALARITGETVSVVGAGRTDAGVHALGQVAHFRLRRQRTPDRLLKSLNGVLPSRIRVLRLSVASDAFHAQKDATRKRYIYRLYNGPILSPFLEGRVLQVYRPLSLEAMQQASELIVGTRDFTGFTASASQVKNRVRTVFVSRWRRKGRHFSYRIEGDGFLHHMVRNLAGTMIQIGHGQRPATDMTAILESRDRRLAGPTAPAHGLFLARVWYRN, encoded by the coding sequence ATGGCGTCTCGGTGGGCCAGAGTCCGCAACCGGGGGATCGAACGGGTTTTGACCAAGTATCGTTGTGTGGTCCAGTATCGCTCCGAGGGTTATTCCGGGTGGCAGGTCCAGAAGAATCGTCCCACCATCGGCGGAACCCTCGAAGCCGCGCTGGCCCGGATCACGGGCGAGACCGTCTCCGTCGTGGGCGCCGGGAGAACCGATGCCGGGGTGCATGCCCTGGGCCAGGTGGCGCACTTCAGGCTCCGTCGTCAACGGACGCCCGACCGCCTGCTGAAATCTCTCAACGGCGTTCTCCCCTCCCGGATTCGGGTGCTCCGGTTGAGCGTGGCTTCCGACGCCTTTCATGCCCAGAAGGACGCGACGCGGAAACGCTACATCTATCGTCTCTACAACGGCCCCATACTCTCTCCGTTTCTGGAGGGCAGGGTGCTGCAGGTCTACCGCCCCCTCTCCCTGGAGGCGATGCAACAGGCGTCGGAACTGATCGTCGGCACCCGTGATTTCACCGGCTTTACGGCCTCGGCGTCGCAGGTGAAGAACCGCGTCCGAACCGTTTTCGTTTCCCGTTGGCGGCGGAAGGGAAGGCACTTTTCCTACCGAATCGAGGGTGACGGCTTTCTCCATCACATGGTCCGGAACCTCGCGGGCACCATGATCCAGATTGGACACGGTCAAAGGCCGGCGACGGACATGACCGCGATTCTGGAATCCCGGGACCGGCGCCTGGCCGGGCCCACCGCCCCCGCGCATGGCCTGTTCCTGGCGCGGGTGTGGTACCGGAATTGA
- a CDS encoding YebC/PmpR family DNA-binding transcriptional regulator encodes MSGHSKWHSIRHKKAVVDAKRGKMFSKMIREITVAARTGGGDPDANPRLRTAIQTAKAANMPHDNIERAVMKGTGELPGQNFDSVTYEGYGPGGVAVLIETLTDNRNRTVAEIRHIFSKNGGSLGETGSVLWMFEKRGYFGVPSDSVSEETLLEVVLDAGADDLQTEGDTLAVYTPFENFEQVRQELEASNIPTESSQITMLPQNSLRMEGKMAGKMLKLMDALEDHDDVQHVYANFDIDEQEMEALLQT; translated from the coding sequence ATGTCAGGACATTCCAAGTGGCATTCCATTCGGCACAAGAAGGCCGTCGTGGATGCCAAGCGGGGCAAGATGTTCAGCAAGATGATCCGGGAAATCACCGTGGCGGCCCGTACGGGCGGCGGAGACCCGGACGCCAATCCGCGGCTGCGCACCGCCATTCAGACGGCCAAGGCGGCCAATATGCCCCACGACAACATAGAACGAGCGGTCATGAAGGGGACGGGCGAACTCCCGGGCCAGAACTTCGACTCCGTGACCTACGAGGGCTACGGCCCCGGCGGCGTGGCGGTTCTGATCGAGACGCTGACCGACAACAGGAACCGGACCGTGGCCGAGATCCGGCACATCTTTTCCAAGAACGGCGGGAGTCTGGGAGAGACGGGCAGCGTTCTATGGATGTTCGAGAAGCGGGGATACTTCGGGGTGCCCAGCGACTCCGTCTCGGAAGAAACGCTGTTGGAGGTGGTGCTGGACGCCGGGGCCGACGATCTCCAGACCGAAGGCGACACGCTGGCCGTCTACACTCCGTTCGAGAACTTCGAGCAGGTGCGGCAGGAACTGGAAGCGTCCAACATCCCCACGGAGTCGAGTCAGATCACCATGCTTCCCCAGAATTCCCTCAGGATGGAAGGCAAGATGGCGGGAAAGATGTTGAAACTGATGGACGCCCTCGAGGACCACGACGACGTCCAGCATGTCTACGCCAACTTCGACATCGACGAGCAGGAGATGGAGGCGCTTCTCCAGACCTGA
- the ruvC gene encoding crossover junction endodeoxyribonuclease RuvC, with product MGQPSPTIVMGLDPGSRITGFGVISILGNHCRCVDYGAIRCHDRRLKTPFEQRLKTIYHELGSVLRRHAPAVVAVESVFHAVNARSALQLGHARGVVLLAAAELEIPLFEYSPREVKKSISVTGRATKEEVQAMVRILLKLKERPRPNDAADALAVALCHAFKGVSSQRLQQQARLAR from the coding sequence ATGGGTCAACCCTCGCCCACCATCGTCATGGGCCTCGATCCGGGGAGCCGCATCACCGGCTTCGGGGTCATCTCGATACTCGGGAATCACTGCCGTTGCGTCGATTACGGCGCGATCCGCTGTCATGACCGCAGGCTGAAGACTCCTTTCGAGCAACGGCTCAAGACCATCTACCACGAACTTGGGAGCGTACTCCGCCGTCACGCTCCAGCCGTGGTGGCCGTGGAATCGGTCTTTCATGCAGTCAATGCCCGCAGCGCTCTCCAGTTGGGGCACGCCCGCGGGGTGGTCCTGCTGGCCGCCGCGGAACTGGAGATTCCGCTCTTCGAATACTCTCCGCGGGAGGTCAAGAAATCGATCTCGGTCACCGGGCGGGCGACCAAGGAGGAGGTTCAGGCCATGGTCCGGATCCTGCTCAAGCTCAAGGAACGCCCCCGGCCCAACGACGCGGCCGACGCCCTGGCCGTGGCCCTCTGCCATGCCTTCAAGGGAGTGTCTTCCCAACGGCTGCAGCAGCAGGCAAGACTTGCCCGCTGA
- a CDS encoding nucleotide exchange factor GrpE → MAEKDSEGRFQVTDRRSWLEDESVIDRSQVPETRYPTYVEELKARTELAERKLKQRLEQLESDNDALRQRLERTLEQRLDRFKMDLLRQFLEVVDNLERALEAAESGSDLQELRKGVELNLRLFLDRLREAGIEPIEVLNQPFDPHLTEAVGLIPVTDPELDQRVVEVVQRGYRYGDRLLRPARARVGRLVDAAPGGESESGAKQE, encoded by the coding sequence ATGGCCGAGAAGGACAGTGAAGGAAGGTTTCAGGTCACCGACCGGCGAAGCTGGCTCGAAGATGAGTCGGTCATCGACCGGTCGCAGGTCCCGGAGACGCGGTATCCCACTTACGTGGAGGAATTGAAGGCCCGGACCGAGTTGGCCGAACGGAAGCTGAAGCAGAGGCTCGAGCAGCTCGAGTCCGACAACGACGCGCTACGCCAACGTCTTGAACGGACCCTGGAACAGCGCCTGGACCGGTTCAAAATGGACCTCCTCCGCCAGTTCCTGGAGGTGGTGGACAACCTGGAGCGGGCGTTGGAGGCGGCCGAGAGCGGTTCCGACCTGCAAGAGCTCCGAAAGGGCGTGGAGTTGAATCTCCGGCTCTTCCTGGATCGGCTCAGGGAGGCGGGGATCGAGCCCATCGAGGTGTTGAACCAGCCCTTCGATCCCCATCTGACGGAGGCCGTGGGGCTCATTCCGGTCACCGACCCCGAACTGGATCAACGGGTCGTCGAGGTGGTTCAGAGGGGCTATCGGTACGGGGACCGGCTCCTGCGTCCTGCAAGAGCCCGAGTCGGCCGCCTGGTCGACGCCGCACCCGGCGGAGAGTCCGAATCCGGCGCGAAACAGGAGTGA